Proteins co-encoded in one Uloborus diversus isolate 005 chromosome 9, Udiv.v.3.1, whole genome shotgun sequence genomic window:
- the LOC129230351 gene encoding uncharacterized protein LOC129230351 has protein sequence MYDSNMYSSPLSLLQLPASALPEVSTRLAQSGNSIARFSQDGKSLSDLRNLVPEADFRQATEVTVDVGFVCKKCHMVYPAEVLCLNHQRTACFQSKPVGEIKAMLRLVQCHVECRACRERFTTIVDFKFHCDMDRHIKRVQKIQREANAVAGATAASANAGQNHFDALANRMAANAALLNNNNNNNSNVFANDKSSAANDALANRMAANALLNNSNVFGEGNAGDVLANRMVANAVSNSLLNNSNTFDSNAAAAGLLQATRNGMMPDMAQLFFSGMGMDSIRLGLGLEPDTGETKQNKTQAVGCSVDAGVSIS, from the coding sequence ATGTATGACTCGAATATGTACAGCAGTCCCCTTTCTCTCCTGCAGTTGCCTGCATCTGCGCTACCAGAAGTATCCACCCGCTTGGCACAGTCGGGCAATTCGATTGCCCGGTTTTCCCAAGACGGGAAGTCACTTTCGGACTTGAGAAACCTGGTGCCAGAGGCTGACTTTCGTCAAGCGACCGAGGTGACTGTCGACGTCGGGTTCGTCTGCAAGAAGTGCCACATGGTGTACCCAGCAGAGGTACTCTGCCTCAACCATCAGCGGACAGCTTGCTTCCAGTCTAAACCCGTCGGAGAAATTAAGGCAATGTTGCGACTCGTTCAGTGTCACGTCGAGTGCCGGGCTTGCCGGGAGAGATTCACCACCATTGTCGATTTCAAGTTCCACTGTGACATGGACCGCCACATCAAACGTGTTCAGAAGATTCAACGAGAAGCTAATGCAGTAGCTGGAGCCACAGCGGCTTCAGCTAATGCTGGTCAAAACCATTTTGATGCTTTGGCCAACCGGATGGCAGCCAATGCCGCACTTctcaacaataacaacaacaacaacagcaacgtGTTCGCTAATGACAAATCATCGGCCGCGAATGATGCTTTGGCAAATAGGATGGCGGCGAACGCGCTGCTCAACAACAGTAATGTTTTCGGCGAAGGCAATGCCGGAGACGTGCTGGCAAACCGCATGGTGGCCAACGCTGTTAGCAACTCACTTCTGAACAATAGCAATACATTCGACAGCAACGCAGCAGCGGCTGGATTGTTGCAGGCCACTAGAAACGGGATGATGCCAGATATGGCGCAATTATTCTTTTCCGGAATGGGCATGGACTCAATTCGGCTCGGATTGGGTCTCGAACCTGACACTggggaaacaaaacaaaacaaaacgcaGGCAGTTGGTTGCAGCGTAGATGCAGGAGTATCCATTTCCTAG